In Janibacter cremeus, a genomic segment contains:
- a CDS encoding uroporphyrinogen-III synthase codes for MTPQRSTASANAAARRPARVAFVGAGPGDASLMTVASVELLSQADAVITDQLTNEEIVASMTGEGVEIVDASHGEHGQQLTHASRAKLVVKTAKAHKGGLVVRLMDGDPATFNGLAEEASALVKADIDFDVVPGVSAVSAVPSYAGVPLTNRSTGALHVVSVSGSKRPDLSASVDDDVTLVLLGLPEHLVPAFANLLANGRDGETAVALTQGGTTTSQVTHGTTLAEAADAVVGLEVPTLAIVGPTVAMRSTLSWFETKPLYGWNVLIPRTKDQAGPTAKQLLGHGATSEVVPTISVEPPRTPQAVERAVRGLVTGRYQWIGFTSVNAVKAIREKFEEFGLDARAFSGLKIAAVGGVTADALRDWGIEPDLVPTGEMSARGLLEEWPPYDEVLDPIDRVFLPRADIATDTLVAGLQEMGWQVDDVTAYRTVRATPPPAPTRDAIKQGAFDAVVFTSSSTVRNLVGIAGKPHPATVIACIGPATVKTAEEAGLRVDVMAPEATGASLVEALADHGRKLAAAAIEAGEEPQRPSARRKKATTRRKKAKG; via the coding sequence GTGACCCCCCAGCGCTCGACCGCATCCGCCAACGCCGCAGCACGCCGACCGGCCCGAGTCGCCTTCGTCGGCGCCGGACCGGGTGACGCATCACTGATGACCGTCGCCTCCGTCGAGTTGCTGTCGCAGGCCGACGCCGTCATCACCGACCAGCTGACCAACGAGGAGATCGTCGCCTCGATGACCGGGGAGGGCGTCGAGATCGTCGATGCCAGCCACGGTGAGCACGGCCAGCAGCTCACCCACGCCTCGCGTGCCAAGCTCGTCGTCAAGACGGCCAAGGCGCACAAGGGCGGGCTCGTCGTACGTCTCATGGACGGCGATCCAGCGACCTTCAACGGCCTCGCCGAGGAGGCGTCCGCCCTGGTCAAGGCGGACATCGACTTCGACGTCGTCCCGGGGGTCTCCGCCGTGAGCGCCGTGCCGTCCTACGCCGGTGTCCCGCTGACCAACCGCTCGACCGGCGCCCTCCACGTCGTCAGCGTCTCCGGGTCCAAGCGCCCGGACCTGTCGGCCTCGGTCGATGACGACGTCACGCTCGTGCTGCTCGGGCTGCCCGAGCACCTCGTCCCGGCCTTCGCCAACCTGCTGGCCAACGGCCGTGACGGCGAGACCGCCGTCGCCCTCACCCAGGGCGGGACGACCACCTCGCAGGTCACCCACGGGACCACCCTGGCCGAGGCCGCCGACGCCGTCGTCGGGCTGGAGGTCCCGACCCTGGCGATCGTCGGTCCGACCGTCGCCATGCGCAGCACGCTGTCCTGGTTCGAGACCAAGCCGCTCTACGGCTGGAACGTCCTGATCCCGCGGACGAAGGACCAGGCCGGCCCGACCGCCAAGCAGCTGCTCGGCCACGGCGCCACGAGCGAGGTCGTCCCGACGATCAGCGTCGAGCCGCCCCGCACGCCGCAGGCCGTCGAGCGCGCCGTGCGCGGCCTCGTCACCGGCCGCTACCAGTGGATCGGCTTCACCTCGGTCAACGCCGTCAAGGCGATCCGGGAGAAGTTCGAGGAGTTCGGTCTCGACGCCCGCGCGTTCTCGGGGCTGAAGATCGCTGCGGTCGGTGGCGTCACTGCCGATGCGCTGCGCGACTGGGGGATCGAGCCCGACCTCGTGCCGACCGGGGAGATGTCCGCCCGCGGCCTGCTCGAGGAGTGGCCGCCCTACGACGAGGTTCTCGACCCGATCGACCGTGTTTTCCTGCCTCGAGCCGACATCGCGACCGACACGCTCGTGGCCGGTCTGCAGGAGATGGGCTGGCAGGTCGACGACGTCACCGCGTACCGCACGGTGCGCGCCACGCCGCCTCCGGCGCCGACTCGCGACGCGATCAAGCAGGGGGCCTTCGACGCGGTCGTCTTCACCTCGTCCTCCACGGTGCGCAACCTCGTCGGCATCGCCGGAAAGCCGCACCCGGCCACTGTCATCGCCTGCATCGGGCCGGCCACGGTCAAGACGGCCGAGGAGGCGGGTCTGCGCGTCGACGTCATGGCCCCCGAGGCCACCGGAGCGAGCCTCGTCGAGGCGCTGGCCGACCACGGTCGCAAGCTGGCCGCTGCAGCCATCGAGGCAGGGGAGGAGCCCCAGCGTCCGAGTGCCCGCCGCAAGAAGGCGACGACCCGCCGCAAGAAGGCGAAGGGGTGA
- a CDS encoding MarR family transcriptional regulator: MSGPKWLDAQQQKHWRAFLRGTRLLDKALGDDLAPHKMQLTEYELLSMLSESPGQRTRMSRLADDIVQSRSRVTHTAARLEKRGWVERCRATDDGRGVELVLTDDGRRILDELASRHVESVREHLVDILTPEQFTALGEAMAAVRDRLAPEHHEIGLDD; encoded by the coding sequence GTGAGCGGCCCCAAGTGGCTGGATGCACAGCAGCAGAAGCACTGGCGCGCCTTCCTGCGCGGGACGCGCCTGCTCGACAAGGCGCTCGGCGACGACCTGGCGCCCCACAAGATGCAGCTGACCGAGTACGAGCTGCTGTCGATGCTCTCCGAGTCGCCCGGCCAGCGCACGCGCATGTCCCGCCTTGCCGACGACATCGTGCAGTCACGCTCTCGGGTGACGCACACCGCCGCGCGGCTGGAGAAGCGCGGCTGGGTCGAGCGCTGCCGGGCCACCGACGACGGCCGTGGCGTCGAGCTCGTGCTCACCGACGACGGCCGCAGGATCCTCGACGAGCTCGCCAGCAGGCACGTGGAGTCGGTGCGCGAGCACCTCGTGGACATCCTCACCCCCGAGCAGTTCACCGCGCTGGGTGAGGCGATGGCCGCTGTGCGTGACCGGCTCGCGCCCGAGCACCACGAGATCGGGCTCGACGACTAG
- the hemB gene encoding porphobilinogen synthase, giving the protein MTPATSVPTGPQVRPRRLRGSGPLRRLVAETRLHPADLVLPVFVREGIDAPVEISSMPGAVQHTIDSLVEEARACVAAGIGGVMLFGVPQTKDARGSGADDPEGILNVATRAVVDAVGDELVVMTDLCLDEFTDHGHCGVLTTDPAGRTVVDNDATLARYADMALAQAAAGAHVLGLSGMMDGQVARVRAALDTAGHTDTLVLAYAAKYTSALYGPFREAVQSSLTGDRATYQQDPANAVEALREVELDLAEGADIIMVKPAQPHLDIIAATAQISTVPVAAYQISGEYAQIVATADRGWIDRDAAVLESLIHIRRAGAQMILTYFALEVAGRL; this is encoded by the coding sequence GTGACTCCCGCGACGTCCGTCCCGACCGGACCGCAGGTGCGTCCGCGGCGACTTCGGGGCAGTGGCCCCCTTCGCCGTCTCGTCGCGGAGACCCGGCTGCACCCGGCTGATCTGGTCCTGCCCGTCTTCGTCCGTGAGGGTATCGACGCGCCGGTGGAGATCTCCTCCATGCCGGGAGCGGTGCAGCACACCATCGACTCGCTGGTCGAGGAGGCTCGCGCCTGCGTCGCCGCCGGCATCGGTGGAGTCATGCTCTTCGGGGTGCCGCAGACCAAGGACGCGCGCGGCTCCGGCGCGGACGACCCCGAGGGGATCCTCAACGTGGCCACCCGGGCCGTCGTCGACGCGGTTGGTGACGAGCTGGTCGTCATGACCGACCTGTGCCTCGACGAGTTCACCGACCACGGCCACTGCGGGGTGCTCACGACCGACCCCGCCGGCCGGACGGTCGTCGACAACGACGCCACCCTGGCGCGGTACGCCGACATGGCGCTCGCGCAGGCGGCCGCAGGGGCCCACGTACTCGGGCTCTCCGGGATGATGGACGGCCAGGTCGCCCGTGTGCGCGCGGCCCTGGACACCGCCGGCCACACCGACACGCTCGTGCTGGCCTACGCCGCGAAGTACACCTCGGCGCTGTACGGCCCCTTCCGCGAGGCCGTGCAGTCATCTCTCACCGGCGACCGGGCGACCTACCAGCAGGACCCGGCCAACGCCGTCGAGGCCCTGCGCGAGGTCGAGCTGGATCTCGCCGAGGGCGCTGACATCATCATGGTCAAGCCGGCCCAGCCGCACCTGGACATCATCGCCGCCACGGCACAGATCTCGACCGTGCCCGTCGCGGCCTACCAGATCTCCGGCGAGTACGCGCAGATCGTCGCCACCGCGGACCGCGGCTGGATCGACCGCGACGCAGCGGTGCTCGAGTCGCTCATCCACATCAGGCGGGCGGGAGCGCAGATGATTCTCACGTACTTCGCACTCGAGGTGGCGGGACGACTGTGA